A section of the Enterococcus montenegrensis genome encodes:
- a CDS encoding DUF3284 domain-containing protein has translation MKVEKNLNISAEKFFDKMMDSVIFDVRKATGKNITRKQLKNLSYVKQFSKNSSAKITIEELVENQIYQFKTSTSRNEFVVRYEITPINDKTCKVSYNENMQSFGFMQQMNDMILGIMLGFFRKRQFGKMLENMANAN, from the coding sequence ATGAAAGTAGAAAAAAATTTGAATATTTCAGCAGAAAAATTTTTTGATAAGATGATGGACTCAGTTATTTTCGATGTCAGAAAAGCGACGGGGAAAAATATTACACGCAAACAATTAAAAAATCTTTCCTACGTGAAGCAATTTTCGAAAAATAGCAGTGCCAAAATTACAATTGAAGAATTGGTTGAAAATCAAATATATCAATTTAAAACCTCAACAAGCCGTAACGAATTTGTCGTCCGCTATGAAATTACACCAATTAACGACAAGACTTGTAAAGTCAGCTATAACGAAAATATGCAATCTTTTGGTTTTATGCAGCAAATGAATGATATGATTTTAGGCATTATGCTAGGATTTTTCCGCAAGCGCCAGTTTGGTAAGATGCTAGAAAATATGGCAAATGCCAATTAA